Within the Streptomyces sp. NBC_00554 genome, the region CGGCGATCTGCGGATCGAGGGGCCGATCCAGTACGACGCGGCCGTCGAGCCGTCCGTCGCGGCCACCAAGATGCCGGACTCGGAGGTCGCCGGGCAGGCGTCGGTGCTGATCTTCCCTGACCTCAACACCGGCAACAACACCTACAAGGCCGTGCAGCGCTCGGCCGGCGCGATCGCGGTGGGCCCGGTCCTCCAGGGCCTGCGCAAGCCCGTCAACGACCTGTCCCGCGGCGCGCTCGTCCAGGACATCGTGAACACCGTCGCCATCACGGCGATCCAGGCCCAGAGCCCCGACCAGAAGGTGTCCCAGCTGTGAGCGCCACCCGCGTCCTCGTCCTCAACTCCGGCTCCTCGTCGGTGAAGTACCAGCTGCTCGACATGCGGGACAGCAGCCGGCTGGCCATGGGTCTGGTCGAGCGCATCGGCGAGGAGACCAGCAGGCTCAAGCACACGCCGCTGCTCGGTGGCGAGTCCCGCGAGACCGTCGCGCCCATCGCCGACCACGAGGCCGCCCTCAAGGCCGTAGCCGCGGAACTGGCCAAGGACGGGCTGGGCCTCGACTCCCCCGAGCTGGCCGCGATCGGCCACCGGGTCGTGCACGGCGGCAAGACCTTCACCGATCCGACGGTCATCGACGACGCCGTACTCGCCGAGATCGAGCGGCTGATCCCGGTGGCCCCGCTGCACAACCCGGCGAACCTCACCGGCATCCGTACCGCCATGGCACTGCGCCCCGACCTCCCCCAGGTCGCCGTCTTCGACACCGCGTTCCACACGACGATGCCGGAGTCCGCGGCGCGCTACGCGATCGATGTGAAGACCGCCGACGAGTACCGCATCCGCCGGTACGGGTTCCACGGCACCTCGCACGCGTACGTGTCCCGGGCGACCGCGGAGCTCCTGGGCAAGGCGCCGGAGGAGGTGAACGTCATCGTGCTGCACCTCGGCAACGGGGCGTCGGCCTCCGCGGTGCGGGGCGGGCGGTGCGTGGACACCTCGATGGGGCTCACGCCCTTGGAGGGGCTTGTGATGGGGACCCGTTCCGGGGACCTGGATCCGGCGGTCATCTTCCATTTGATGCGCGTTGGCGGGTTGTCCACCGACGAGATCGACACTTTGCTGAACAAGAAGAGCGGCCTGATCGGCCTGTGCGGCGACAACGACATGCGCGAGATCCGCCGTCGTGTCGACGAGGGTGACGAGCAGGCCCGGCTCGCCTTCGACATCTACATCCACCGCTTGAAGAAGTACATCGGCGCCTACTACGCGGTCCTCGGCCGGGTGGACGCCATCGCCTTCACCGCCGGAGTCGGGGAGAACGCCGCCCCGGTGCGCGAGGCCGCGATCGCCGGGCTTGAGGAGCTGGGCCTGGCGGTCGACGGCGACCTGAACGCCGCACGAGCGGATGGGCCCAGGCTCATCTCGCCGCAGTACGCGCGCGTGGCGGTCGCCGTGGTGCCGACGGACGAGGAACTGGAGATCGCGACACAGACGTACGCACTGGTGGGCGGCGCGGACGCCGGAGGGGCCTCCGAGGTCCACGCCTGAGCACGTACCCGCCCATTTGTATCTTCCACCAGACGGAATATTCCGTAGCGAAACAAACCGATAGGATCGCCCTATGCGCCGTTCGAAAATCGTCTGTACTCTCGGCCCCGCGGTCGACTCCCACGAGCAGCTCGTCGCGCTGATCGAGGCTGGCATGAACGTGGCCCGCTTCAACTTCAGCCACGGCACTCACGCCGAGCACCAGGGCCGGTACGACCGTGTCCGGGCCGCCTCGGCCGAGACCGGCAAGGCCATCGGTGTGCTCGCCGACCTCCAGGGCCCGAAGATCCGCCTGGAGACCTTCGCCGAGGGGCCCGTCGAGCTGGTGCGCGGTGACGAGTTCACCATCACCACCGAGGACGTTCCGGGCGACAAGTCGATCTGCGGCACGACCTACAAGGGCCTGCCCGGCGACGTCTCCAAGGGCGACCAGATCCTCATCAACGACGGCAACGTCGAGCTGCGGGTCGTCGAGGTCGAGGGCCCCCGGGTCAAGTCGATCGTCGTCGAGGGCGGCGTGATCTCCGACCACAAGGGCATCAACCTGCCGGGTACGGCCGTGAACGTGCCCGCGCTGTCCGACAAGGACGTCGAGGACCTGCGCTTCGCCCTGAACATGGGCTGCGACATGGTCGCCCTGTCCTTCGTGCGCGACGCCCACGACGTGAACGACGTCCACAAGGTGATGGACGAGGAGGGCCGTCGGGTCCCCGTCATCGCCAAGGTGGAGAAGCCGCAGGCGGTCGACAACATGGAGGGCGTCGTCGCGGCCTTCGACGCCGTCATGGTGGCCCGTGGCGACCTGGCCGTCGAGTACCCGCTCGAGAAGGTCCCGATGGTGCAGAAGCGCCTCGTGGAGCTGTGCCGCCGCAACGCCAAGCCGGTGATCGTCGCGACCCAGATGATGGAGTCGATGATCACCAACTCCCGCCCGACGCGCGCCGAGGCCTCGGATGTCGCCAACGCGATCCTCGACGGCGCCGACGCGGTCATGCTGTCCGCCGAGTCGTCCGTGGGCGCGTACCCGATCGAGACGGTCAAGACGATGTCGAAGATCGTCGTGGCGGCCGAGCAGGAGCTCCTCTCCAAGGGCCTGCAGCCCCTGGTCCCCGGCAAGAAGCCGCGCACGCAGGGCGGTTCGGTCGCCCGCGCCGCCTGCGAGATCGCCGACTTCCTCGGCGGCAAGGGCCTGGTCGCCTTCACCAAGTCCGGCGACACCGCCCGCCGTCTCTCCCGCTACCGCGCCTCCCAGCCGATCCTGGCCTTCACCACGGACGAGGGCACCCGCAACCAGCTCACCCTGAGCTGGGGCGTCGAGTCCCACGTCGTCCCCTTCGTCCACAGCACCGACGAAATGGTCGACCTCGTCGACCAGCAACTCCAGCAGCTCAACGTCTTCAACGACGGCGACGTCGTCGTCATGACGGCCGGCTCGCCTCCCGGGGTCCCGGGCACCACCAACATGGTCCGGGTACACCACTTGGGCGAAAGCGCCCGCACGGCCTGACCTGCGGTGCTTGTACGACGTTGAGGGCGCTCCCTGTGCGCAGGGGGCGCCCTCAGTATTTGGTGTCGCGGTCAGTCCACTAGGTCGTCCCAGACGTTCAGACAGCCGTCGTCGACGACGAACTCGTGGTAACCCAACATCTCACCGAGCAAAAGGAACCGGCTGTGCCGGGCCTCGCTGATCGGCACGAAGTACGCCTTCATGGCGCGCAGGAAGAGCCGGAATGCCAGGTCGGCGCCAACCTCGGCAACAGCCCGCTCCAGCGCCGGCACGACGTCCGGGAGCGCGGGAGCATAGAGGCTGGTTACAGCCGCCTTCGTCAGAGCCGGTGAGACTCCCCGGATCTCCTCCAGAACTGCCGCCCGCACCCCCTGGTCCCCAACGGGCTCGGGGGCGGCGGGGAGGACGAAAGAGGGATCGTCCAGCCGGATCCGGGCGACGCACACATCGGCGATCCGGTTCAACCATGCACGGCCGTCGAGGCCGTGGGCAACCGGGTCGAAGTACCTGCGCGTCGCAGCCAGCCACAACGTGACGATCACCTCGTCGGGCAGCGAGGACGCCAGTAGCAGCTGGACGTCCTCCAACAACCGCCCAGCGTTCGCCCCGTCGAAGTAGCCTGCCATCCGCTCGACGAGGCGGAGCGCTTCGGTCTCGTCCGGAAACAGCGTCGGGTAACGCACCTTCTGCGTGAGACCACTGAGTCCGAAGTCCTCGTCGCACCCCTCGTATGAATGGGCCATGATCGCTTTCTTACTCCGGGTAGGACGTGTAGACGACGAACTTCTGTGCATGTGTCTTGACGTACTTCAGCTGGATCACCACGGTATTGCCGGTCGGGACACCTCCGGAGCCGTCGCGACGGAACACCGTGCCGAGTTGACCTTCGTCCCTGACCTGCCATCGGATCTCCTTGAGGTCGATGGTGGGATCGAAGGCGCCTCCTCGCTGAGCCTGCTTGGTCATCCAGTTCGCCAGGGTCTTGGCGTTGCTCCCCCGCGTGACCCACTGCTGGAACGCCTTGTCGATGGCGCGTGCGGCCGTTTCCTGGTCCCTCCATTTCGTCGCGATTCCATACTTGTCCGCCCTCAGTTGCGCAGCTGCGTCGGGGATCACGTGATCCCTCAGGGTGTGAGCGCCGCTAACACCCTCGTCACCGACGATGTTCAAGCAGTTGTGGACGAGAACGTCCTGCGGCCGTACCCCGTCGGTACGCACAAAGAACGTGTGCAGACCACCCACCGTCAGGTCGTAGACCTCGCGCGGAGCCAGGCCCGAACGATCCCGCAAAGCCGTCACGGGCTGCACGGAACCATCCGGAGTTCGCAACCGGTCGCCCAGACGCAGGTCGGAAACCACCGTCCAGCCACGGCCGGTGACGTAGAACCTGTGACCCACTGTGCTGGTGAGCCGACCATCGCCGGCCACAGTGATGTCCACCAGTCGCTCGGTGTCGTGCCGGAATGTATCGGTAACCGGCTGGGGCCGCAGCTCCCCCGTTTCGGGGTCGCTCGCCAACAGTCGGTCGCCCTCCCGCACCTCACTGATCGCCCTACGTGAGCCGTCCGCCATCAGCACCTGGGTGCTGCCGGGGAAGCTGTTGACCCTGCATGCAGTGAGGGCGTCCTCAAGGATGTTGACCTGCAGCTCTATGGCCGCCAGCACCTGCGGGTCCAGGTCCAGCTTCTTCAGAGCCTTGATCGCGTCGCCCACCCCGACCCCGGTCTTCAGCGCCGCGTCCAAGCCGCGTAGCGCCAACGCCGCGTCCTCGATCAGTTTGCCCGGGACGAAGTTGCTCGCCGCCCAGGCACAGCCGCTGACATCGCCCTTGGAGCAGTCGATGAAGTCCTGGACAAAGATGTCCCACAGGACGTTCAGGAAGATCCTGTCCACCATCTTGGTTACGTCCCAGGTGGTGAAGGTCTTCGTCATGTAGGCCGTCTGGTCCTCGTACGTCTCGCTGCCGAGCCAGGTCACGTTCTCGGTCGGGCAGGTTGACGCGGATACTTCGAGGTCGGTCGAGCCCTGGCACAGGTAGAAGTCGACCTTCAGGTCGTACCGCATCTTGAACTTGACGTCACAGCTGTCCCAGGGGGTGCCGTCCAGCACACATTCGTTCATCGCCACCGGGTCACCGAGCGGCGTGACCTTCTGCCTGGTGAAAAGGCCGCCGATGCCAGTGGCACCCCCCTTGGTCAGGTCCTCGCGGGCCTTGGCGTTCTCGGTGCGGGTGGCTGCGTCCTGGGCCTCCTTGGCGGACTGCTGGGCGTTCGCCGCAGCCTTCTCGGCCACGGTCGCATCGGCCTCGGCCTGGTCGGCGACATCACGCGCGGTGCCCGCGTCGGCCTCTGCCGCGGTTGCCGCGCCTCGGGCGCTCGCCGCGTCCCGCTCGGCGTCCGTGGCCGCCGAGTCGGCGTCCGACGCGTACCCGCCGGCCGAGTCGGCCGCCCTCTGCGCCGCCGCGGCATCCTCGGTGGCCTGCCGGTCGTACTCGACCGTGTTGGCCTCCGACTTCTTCGCCGCCTTGGCGGAGGCCGCCGCAGCGTCGGACGAAGCCTGGGCTTCGGCCGCGGACTTGGTCGCACTCGCCGCGTATCCGGCCGCGTCGGCCGCTGCCTGCGCCGCCGCCTTCGCGTCGGCACCCGCCTGGGCGGCCACTGTCTTGGCCAGCGCCGCGGCCTTCGCCGCCTCGGCCGCCTTGGCGTTGGCCAGCGCGGCCTGCTGCTGGGCCGCCGTCTTGGAAGCCTGACCTGTCAGCACGGCGAGGCCCGCCGAGGAGTCGGTTTCCGCGTACGGGGAACCGAGCTCGATGGCGTCGTTGGCCGGCTTGACGACCTGGGCGGCCGAGTCACGGGCTGCCGTAGCGGCCTGCGCGGTGGAGTAGGCGTGCCCCGCTGCGCGAATCGAGTCGGCGCCTGCGAGCACGGCTTCGGAGCGCGCGACCAGTGCGTCGCCCTTGGCCTTCACGGCGGCTTTCTGGGCCGTCTCTGCTTCCGACTTCGCCGCGATCGCGTTCCACTTCGCCGCCATGGACGCGTCGATGGCGGCGGCGGCGGCAGCGTGAGCCTTCGTCACGGCTGCATTGGTGATGGCCACGTCACGTTTGGCACCGTCGGCCGCCGACTGGGAGCGCTTGGCCGCGCCCTGGGCGCGGGTCGCGGCTGCTCGTGCATCGGCTGCCGCCTGAGTCGCGTCGTCGGCCGCCTGGCGAGCCTTTGTCGCGGCCGTGGTGGCGCCGTCGGCCGCGGCCCGCGCGTCGGTGGCCGCCTTCCGTGACGCCTCGGCCGCCGATGTGCCCTCGTCCGCCTCGGCCTTGGCCTCCAGCGCTGCGGCCTTGGCAGCCGCGGTGTCCCGGTCGCTCTCGGCTTCGAGCGCCTTGTCACGTGCCTTCGCTGCCTTGTTCTCGGCGGCCAGGGCGTCGTCCTTCCGATCGGACGCCGTCTTCCCCGCTGTCTGGGCCGCGGTCAGCTTGTCGGCCGCGACCTGACGCTGGGACTGAGCGATCGCCTCGGCGTCCTGCGCCTTCTTGCGTTCCTTCTCGGCCAGTTCCTTCTGCGATTTGGCGTAGTCGCGCTCGGTCTCGGCCTTCTGCCGCTTGGTCTTGGCGTCCGCCGCCGCGTTCTTCGCGGTCTGCTCAGCGGCCTTGGCCCTGTTCTCGGCGGCCTTCGCCTCGGACGCGTGCTTCGCGGCCTCCGCGGCCTGCGCGGCGGCGCCCTCCGAAGCGGCCTTCGCCTGGGCGGCAGCCTCCTCGGCGGCCTTGCGCCGGAACTCGGCCTTCGCGGCATGCGCCTGGGTGTTGGCCAGCGCGTTCAGCGTCTTGCTGTCGGCGGCCGAGGCGCGGGTGGCGTTGAACGCCGTCTCCGTGGCCTTCGCCGCCGCCTGCGCGGCCGCCGCTGACGCCATGGTCACCTGCGCGGCCTGCTGCCCGTACATCAGACCCCTGCCGCGCGGCAGACCGGCAGCATCGGCTATGGCGTACGCCTCGGTCTGCGCCTTGGTGACCTTCGCCCCTTGCGCCTTGGCGGAGAGCGCGGCGCGGGACGCCACGAAGAGACGACCCGAGGCACG harbors:
- a CDS encoding acetate kinase: MSATRVLVLNSGSSSVKYQLLDMRDSSRLAMGLVERIGEETSRLKHTPLLGGESRETVAPIADHEAALKAVAAELAKDGLGLDSPELAAIGHRVVHGGKTFTDPTVIDDAVLAEIERLIPVAPLHNPANLTGIRTAMALRPDLPQVAVFDTAFHTTMPESAARYAIDVKTADEYRIRRYGFHGTSHAYVSRATAELLGKAPEEVNVIVLHLGNGASASAVRGGRCVDTSMGLTPLEGLVMGTRSGDLDPAVIFHLMRVGGLSTDEIDTLLNKKSGLIGLCGDNDMREIRRRVDEGDEQARLAFDIYIHRLKKYIGAYYAVLGRVDAIAFTAGVGENAAPVREAAIAGLEELGLAVDGDLNAARADGPRLISPQYARVAVAVVPTDEELEIATQTYALVGGADAGGASEVHA
- the pyk gene encoding pyruvate kinase; translation: MRRSKIVCTLGPAVDSHEQLVALIEAGMNVARFNFSHGTHAEHQGRYDRVRAASAETGKAIGVLADLQGPKIRLETFAEGPVELVRGDEFTITTEDVPGDKSICGTTYKGLPGDVSKGDQILINDGNVELRVVEVEGPRVKSIVVEGGVISDHKGINLPGTAVNVPALSDKDVEDLRFALNMGCDMVALSFVRDAHDVNDVHKVMDEEGRRVPVIAKVEKPQAVDNMEGVVAAFDAVMVARGDLAVEYPLEKVPMVQKRLVELCRRNAKPVIVATQMMESMITNSRPTRAEASDVANAILDGADAVMLSAESSVGAYPIETVKTMSKIVVAAEQELLSKGLQPLVPGKKPRTQGGSVARAACEIADFLGGKGLVAFTKSGDTARRLSRYRASQPILAFTTDEGTRNQLTLSWGVESHVVPFVHSTDEMVDLVDQQLQQLNVFNDGDVVVMTAGSPPGVPGTTNMVRVHHLGESARTA
- a CDS encoding polymorphic toxin-type HINT domain-containing protein, with the translated sequence MFRRAPGRWSRLLTTTALATATAIAITGGQLPSLDRQQAAATTDDPTVPTLFDLENTQQVREDQCLLNGVLRKGGPATKEVARAGLSGTEAQLHTAANREYWTATPLATSYKTDRAVADTKLDELAGRPDVWEESLAIPSMSTPPGYTKTGFEWVESDANPFDTINLSSWVAAQYWKRDSDLYTDSHPMASQESVDAATAIYNARYDEDAHEDYEDRQAWESMQFMHGMYADDARLFLQYGGFPTTAPDPDSMEFRIDVENLKARFASCAYTNPPDPHEVLGTELAVAATEWQDELAGQKSQRDAIIKAETQANADLSMASQALGEALAQSLIADRLTDWQAYWTKQKPADHPIFYPTAAEFAQVKKWIANAQGRASGRLFVASRAALSAKAQGAKVTKAQTEAYAIADAAGLPRGRGLMYGQQAAQVTMASAAAAQAAAKATETAFNATRASAADSKTLNALANTQAHAAKAEFRRKAAEEAAAQAKAASEGAAAQAAEAAKHASEAKAAENRAKAAEQTAKNAAADAKTKRQKAETERDYAKSQKELAEKERKKAQDAEAIAQSQRQVAADKLTAAQTAGKTASDRKDDALAAENKAAKARDKALEAESDRDTAAAKAAALEAKAEADEGTSAAEASRKAATDARAAADGATTAATKARQAADDATQAAADARAAATRAQGAAKRSQSAADGAKRDVAITNAAVTKAHAAAAAAIDASMAAKWNAIAAKSEAETAQKAAVKAKGDALVARSEAVLAGADSIRAAGHAYSTAQAATAARDSAAQVVKPANDAIELGSPYAETDSSAGLAVLTGQASKTAAQQQAALANAKAAEAAKAAALAKTVAAQAGADAKAAAQAAADAAGYAASATKSAAEAQASSDAAAASAKAAKKSEANTVEYDRQATEDAAAAQRAADSAGGYASDADSAATDAERDAASARGAATAAEADAGTARDVADQAEADATVAEKAAANAQQSAKEAQDAATRTENAKAREDLTKGGATGIGGLFTRQKVTPLGDPVAMNECVLDGTPWDSCDVKFKMRYDLKVDFYLCQGSTDLEVSASTCPTENVTWLGSETYEDQTAYMTKTFTTWDVTKMVDRIFLNVLWDIFVQDFIDCSKGDVSGCAWAASNFVPGKLIEDAALALRGLDAALKTGVGVGDAIKALKKLDLDPQVLAAIELQVNILEDALTACRVNSFPGSTQVLMADGSRRAISEVREGDRLLASDPETGELRPQPVTDTFRHDTERLVDITVAGDGRLTSTVGHRFYVTGRGWTVVSDLRLGDRLRTPDGSVQPVTALRDRSGLAPREVYDLTVGGLHTFFVRTDGVRPQDVLVHNCLNIVGDEGVSGAHTLRDHVIPDAAAQLRADKYGIATKWRDQETAARAIDKAFQQWVTRGSNAKTLANWMTKQAQRGGAFDPTIDLKEIRWQVRDEGQLGTVFRRDGSGGVPTGNTVVIQLKYVKTHAQKFVVYTSYPE